The Fibrobacter sp. UWB5 genome has a window encoding:
- a CDS encoding type II toxin-antitoxin system RelE/ParE family toxin, with protein sequence MKFAVEKLPAAAAEIEALEQSQKELLDKEYETIEKQGLEYVRVRPLQKEIFEIKSNELRSLFKYKAGAIIVIGVVFVKKAQKTPKEKIKLAVKRLKEV encoded by the coding sequence ATGAAGTTCGCTGTAGAAAAGTTGCCGGCCGCTGCAGCCGAAATTGAAGCCTTGGAGCAATCGCAGAAAGAACTTCTTGACAAGGAGTACGAAACAATTGAAAAACAGGGGCTAGAATATGTTCGTGTAAGACCTCTTCAAAAAGAAATTTTTGAAATCAAGTCGAATGAACTACGGTCTTTGTTTAAATACAAGGCAGGAGCGATCATTGTAATTGGAGTCGTCTTTGTTAAAAAGGCGCAGAAAACTCCGAAAGAAAAGATAAAGCTTGCCGTAAAGCGATTGAAGGAGGTTTAG